In a single window of the Elaeis guineensis isolate ETL-2024a chromosome 8, EG11, whole genome shotgun sequence genome:
- the LOC105050540 gene encoding ubiquitin-conjugating enzyme E2 28 — MASKRIQKELLDLQKDPPTSCSAGPVGEDLFHWQATIMGPADSPYSGGVFFIKIHFPPDYPFKPPKVNFQTKVYHPNINSNGSICLDILKEQWSPALTISKVLLSICSLLTDPNPDDPLVPEIAHIYKTQRSRYEETARAWTQKYAMG; from the exons ATGGCTAGCAAACGAATTCAAAAGGAACTTCTGGATTTGCAAAAAGATCCTCCAACATCGTGCAGTGCTGGACCTGTTGGGGAGGATCTATTCCATTGGCAGGCAACGATAATGGGTCCTGCTGACAGCCCTTATTCAGGAGGGGTCTTCTTCATTAAAATTCATTTCCCTCCGGACTATCCTTTCAAGCCTCCCAAGGTCAACTTCCAGACCAAG GTTTATCACCCGAACATCAACTCCAATGGCAGCATCTGCCTTGACATCCTGAAGGAGCAGTGGAGCCCTGCCCTGACCATATCAAAGGTTCTCTTATCTATCTGCTCTCTCCTCACAGACCCCAATCCCGATGACCCTCTTGTCCCTGAGATTGCCCACATCTACAAGACACAGAGGTCCCGCTATGAGGAGACGGCCAGAGCATGGACCCAGAAGTATGCCATGGGCTGA
- the LOC105050607 gene encoding zinc finger protein ZAT2-like, with amino-acid sequence MDFLQALEENIADHKAVSHDPRKRKQIEDSTCRLCGKNFQSMKSLYGHMRCHRRNWKGVSPPEENTPVQITPKQSSSLPAVDFSGSHQVLPPTKWSNPRYEEESEDPLINAAYNLMLLANGGFSVASTLTRQQQKRITSPDDPRVINNEDDQKISTQLDSMNVNSTSMDVDKIEGSNQNIHKSTIGYNRTVGISSMSQSAIHEPTKKMNDSEILTDLAPNRKQYWCNICNKSFSSHQALGGHTSSHKVGLPIKVSEHQCNICSLTFPTGQALGGHKRKHWSGPDSSVAPSLETTEKPIHPHLDIYLNEPRQLE; translated from the coding sequence ATGGATTTCCTTCAAGCACTAGAAGAGAATATTGCTGATCATAAAGCAGTCTCTCATGAtcccagaaaaagaaaacagataGAAGATAGCACTTGCAGGCTTTGTGGAAAGAATTTCCAATCGATGAAGTCATTGTATGGTCATATGAGATGCCATAGAAGAAATTGGAAAGGAGTAAGTCCACCCGAGGAGAACACACCGGTACAAATAACACCAAAACAAAGTTCCAGCCTACCAGCTGTTGATTTCAGTGGTTCCCATCAAGTTTTGCCACCAACAAAATGGTCCAATCCCAGGTATGAAGAGGAATCGGAGGATCCATTAATCAATGCTGCCTACAATCTTATGCTTTTGGCCAATGGAGGTTTCTCTGTGGCTTCAACTCTAACAAGGCAACAACAAAAAAGAATTACTTCACCAGATGATCCAAGAGTCATAAACAATGAGGATGATCAGAAAATCAGCACTCAGCTAGATTCCATGAATGTAAATTCTACATCCATGGATGTAGATAAGATTGAAGGCTCGAATCAAAACATTCATAAATCGACGATCGGCTACAATAGAACAGTAGGCATATCGAGCATGAGTCAATCAGCAATCCATGAGCCAACAAAGAAGATGAATGATTCGGAAATACTGACCGACTTGGCCCCAAACAGAAAGCAATATTGGTGCAACATCTGCAACAAGTCTTTCTCTTCTCACCAAGCACTTGGAGGTCATACATCCAGCCACAAAGTTGGTTTGCCCATCAAAGTCTCGGAGCACCAGTGCAATATCTGTAGTTTGACATTCCCAACAGGGCAGGCTCTTGGTGGACACAAGCGGAAGCATTGGTCGGGTCCAGATAGTTCTGTTGCACCCTCATTGGAGACTACTGAGAAACCAATTCATCCTCATCTAGACATCTATCTCAATGAGCCAAGACAGCTCGAATAG